Within Xiphophorus hellerii strain 12219 chromosome 10, Xiphophorus_hellerii-4.1, whole genome shotgun sequence, the genomic segment tatgaacctgtagatattgtaaatgacgagcaaaattcacttgttttaagatttaataataacagacaactttgcattacttataactcctgtttaaaatgttcttgaggcaaagatatttttaaactcatgtaaatttaaggtatttcatacagtttgttcaatgttatctgactctccagatatgaatgaaaggcagaatttgggtttttagagttgttctcatttgcctgagtggcttatatttgtttgttttttttgtcatttgaaaaataaagataattgtgacaatgaaaattgttttataacagtgtgtgaaacttttgtagttaaaaaatgtccgaacaaactattggcccccgggcatcttcacttgatcaaatctggccctctttgcaaaaagtttggacacccctggtgtAGAGAGTTAGCTGCCTGAAGCAAGGCTGCAAATCCTATGCCATCTGCAAGTCTGACCAAAAAGGGCAATTCGCCCAACAGTCTGCTAACAGTTACTTACAAGCACGACTATTTAACCAAAGGCACTTTTCTGGTTTGTGTCTGGTTTATAAGAACAGAGAATGAATCACTTTAGACCGTTTTTATTTATAGACACAGCGTACAATGTTTAATTAATCTTTTCAAAGGAAAGATGCATGGTAACAGGGTGTAGCAAAAAATGCAAATTTCCACCTGTAACAGAGGGATGGTGATCATAGATTGTGAATTGATCATAAGCCAgtataaaaactatttacataTATTTGGTCCATCATAAAGTAATCCTCTTCTCAGGTCACAAATTTGCCTTCTGCCTCCACCAATCACGGACAAGAATCGTCTCAAGtccaatgaacataaaatacaaGACAGAAGCCACAGAGGGTATTAAAGAGATCAATTCATTTGCTTTAGGTATTTTACTCATGATGATATCAGGGTCTATTTGGATTTTCTAGCTCTATACTCTTAATATTTGAGATTCTGAGAACTCTGGCTTTTTATGTGGAAATACATAATTTCTTTGCAATAATGGAGCGATAGAAATACATACCATTTGTACTTTTAAGTGCAAATCTTTGTTTACGTGTTATTCTGAGGTACATAAACAGTGatatattaaattaaactaCTGTACAGGAAGGAAAAATATTGTCATTGGCAGTCATAGTAAAAAGTGTTGTTGAAAATAAcccattttacttttttcatctttttgctgtaacaagtaaaaaaaatttaattcagttctgACGTGTTTTTAAGAGTTTAAGATTTTGACCTACAGCTGATCAAAGCAAAGTAGAGATTCACAAGTCCATTTTAGTTTAAGAtgaattttttcataaattcagAGGCATTGGAGCATCGATAACTTGCAAAATAAAGGTAGTTGCTGAAAACTTGAAAATTACTGGCATATTGTTCAACTatcaaaataatcattagttgcagacCTTGTGAACAACCATGTGTCGCTTCAGATTTCCTTGTTGGGAAAACCCTTTACTGCAAACATCACAGACAAATGGTTTCTCTCCCGAATGCACTCTCATGTGATTTTCAAGCTGACACTTTTGATTAAATCTGCTTTTACAGACATCACAACCAAACGGCCTCTCCTCTGTGTGAACTCTGGCATGTCGTTGTAACTGGATTTCCTTCACAAAACGCTTACTACAATCACTGCAGCTAAATGAGGCGGTATGAACTTCCATGTGGTTTTTCAGATGATGCTGTTGAGAAAACTCTTTACTACAAACAATGCAAATAAACTGCTTCTCACCGGTGTGAACACGCATGTGTCTCTTTAAATGAATCTGTTGTGAAAATCCTTTGCAGCAGAAACCACAAATAAACGGCTTCTCTCCCGTGTGAACACGCATGTGTCTCTTCAGAGTCTCTTGTTCTGCAAATCCTTTACTACAAACGCTGCATATAAACCGTCTCTGTCCTGTGTGAGCATTCATGTGAATCCTTAGACTGTTTTGATGATAAAATCCTTTACTGCAAACTCTACAAACAAAGGGTCTCTCTGCCGTGTGGACCCACATGTGCTTCTTAAGAGTTTCCTTCCTTTTATATCTTGAACCACAAATGTCACAGGAAAAAGCCCTTTCTCCAGAGTGAACCTCCAGGTGACTTTTAAGAACTGCCTTAGCATGAAACCTTCTCCCACAATCATCGCATGCAAATGGCCTTTCTCCGGTGTGAAGCCTCATATGCGTTTGAAGAAAATGCTTAGCTTTAAATCCTTTACCACAAAGTTGACAGTTATGTTCTCTGTTTTCAATGTGAATTTTCATATGGTGTTTAAAATTGGCCTTATGTTTGAATCGTTTACCACTGACATGGCAACTAAAGGGCTTTTCTCCAGTGTGTAATCCAGTCTGAGCCATAAGTTTGGAACacaatttagatgttttttcacTTCTGTGAACTGTTATCTTACGATGTTGGTAAGAACACACTGGATCTGTGATATTGTCTCTTTCTGGTTCACCACAGTTGTCTTCGTCAGAGTCCATTTTTAGCTCTTCAGTTGAGCTCCTGTCAGGAGCCTCTGTCTCCATAATGTCTTCAGTTTTGATCTGACGAACTGATAACTGGggtttcttttcatctttactCTTCGTAGTAAGCTCCTCTTCTTCTTGACTGACCCCcagttcctcctcttcctcttttatGGAGGTAAAATCTGGGTTGGGTTGGTCCGAACTGGGACTCCAGTCATCAGGAACCACTTTAATCACCAACATTTGATGAACTGAGAACATTAAAAGATACATGAAAAATCAATGACAATCtgatataatttaaataaataacaactATGTCAAAAAATGGTTGTGGACACATATTTCCTTAATGCCAGCTCTGGCTGATTGAGGTCTACAGTCCAACCAATTTGGTCGCAAATGCGAACTGATTTCTCAACAGTGCACCTAAACAATATCTAAGGTCGCACCACTGCAACTAGTCACAGATGAgacttttctctgctgcttctcccTACTGCTCTGACCTCCGGTCAAGAATTGTCTTTGACTTTTTCCTGCTTGcttgttattcatttttctttggtTCGTCATCACCAGTCAGCATATGCGTGAGATGGTATTATATCTGGTCAAAAGTATTTTCAATGATGGAGGagtttttacttgttttcaACATATATATTACACTCGAGACTACTGTTATAAACTgattaaatatacatttcttgTATTACATGCAAAGACTTGTGACTGACTGCACATCTATTTACTCTATTTACATAGAGTAAATAGAGACTCTATGTCTCTATTTACAGACAGagttcatttataaatgaatatgCTTTTGCACaattgaacatttgtttttaagctGCCAGATTTAACTTGCTCCAATCAAGACAAACAAATGTGAGTCACTTACTGAACTCTTTGTTGTCTTgtgtctcctcctcctcttctgaTGTGGATGCTGCAGATAGGAGGGGCTCTGAGCGGAACCCTCCAAACTCACCAGCTTCAACCTTCTTTATCTCAGACATCCTCGCTCCACCTGGGATTCTCCTTTTCACAATCTTTGTCTTCAACCTTCACACATTCTACTAAATCAAGGTTTCAGCCATGTCATCTGTTGTTCTGTTGTCTGAAATAAGAATCAGACACAAATCAAGATCTGATCAGATAAAGTGcattaataaaacatgcaaCCAGTAGCAGAGTTCAATCGATGCAGTAGAGCAGAGAGTCTGATACCTTGGTCAGTAGTTCTGGTTGTTACAAGTCTCTCGGTTCTCAGCTGAAAAGGACAGTGGAGGTGTCCACGGACGAGGTGGTAATCCCCAGAGGGTGGAGCACAGGCTCGTCTTGTAGCActaaattacaaacatttaaaagcttCAACATCCTAAATAGCATCATCCGTCTCTGTTGTTAGCTGCTGTAGCTCTACTTTGCTATTGAAGGCTAATGGCATTCTGTACATAAAGTCGGCTATAAATATCACAGCGATTTAGAACAATTATTTGGGAGCGATGTGATCACTGCGACTGATAGATAGGAAATCAGAGGCATAAACAATTGTGGTTTCACACAACCTCTTAAGAGGTTTTCCGTTTCGGGACTTAGCCAGTCAAGCTACATTGCTGACTTCCGGTGACTTCCTCCTCATTAACCAATGAAAGGCAAGTAAAGTTCCATTTCGAAAAACTACTTCCTTTTATTGGCTTTTCCGAATAAAACGTACGcagaaaataaagatatttttaaaagaggTAAGTGTTGCGCTATTACACTTTTTAAATCATTGTATACATTCTAATGtatgtaatgatttaaatagggtgccgtttgtaaagttacactgcaaaaaactgcagcaatattttgtttaataagcTATTTAACAATTAACTGCAAGTACTGACTGTGTTTTTTATAAACTATTGGACATTCCCTCTTTTTTCCCCAgacttaaataaaatcaaaatcctTTAAGAGACAAACATTTTGACAAGGTAAGGGATAACCTTGTCaaaatgtccatccatccatccattttctaacaccctcatccctagtggggtcgggatcAGAATgttaataatgtaaataaaacatttatttttgcttcatacAGAAATTCACTTTAagagtttagttttgttttatttcctttattcttTACTTACAGAGACATTTAATAAATTtcaatattattgaaaagttaatttattccaGCAACTCAATATTACAAGTGAAACCCATATATAGTAACTACACAGACTGTTTTCAAGCCTTCGTTTTTGTTAActatgatgattttccacttacagctaatgaaaacctgacatttaagattagaattaTACATCAGactaattaaaacacatttttcatacAGAAAGTAGGCTTaataaaaagtatgtttaatacatGTTCAATGCTGCtttcaaaatgtactttaatcTCACAAACAAGCCTCATTGGAAGCCATATTTCAGCTTATTGAAAAAGGGTTTTCTTACttactgaaatatatttgtatgGCCAATAACAAAGAAAAGCCTTTAGTCAAATGGGGACAAGTTCCAGTTTAATCAAACTTAAAAAACTTAACTGTCAAAACGGAGATCCTAAAATATTGTATTCATAGGAATACAGTATAAAAATGTATGCAATAAAGTGGAGGCAATAGGAGAAGAATTAGAGGCTACAAATAGTAATTAGTACTATCCATattatatatacgtatatatatatatatatatatatatatatatatatatatatatacagtacagaccaaaggtttggacacacctttctaattcaatgggttttctttattttcatgactatttataaggcaagaaatcccacttattaacctgacagggcaggttgacctatgaagtgaaaaccatttcaggtgactacctcttgaagctcatcaagaaaatgcagagtgtgtgtaaagcagtaatcacagcaaaaggttgctactttgaagaaactagaatgtaaggggtattttcagttgttttacacttttttgtttagtgcatatttccacgtgttattcatagttttgatgccttcagtgtgaatctacaatgtcaatagtcatgaaaataaaggaaactcattgaattaaaaggtgtgtccaaacttttggtctgtactgtatatatataaaatattggCAGACTAgtcaaatgttaaaatatttaattacagcCCTCATGAACACCCATGTGTTTCTTCAGATTTCCTTGTTGTGAAAACGCTTTGCTGCAAACCTCACACACAAACGGTTTCTCTCCTGAATGGACTCTCATGTGATTTTCAAGTTGACACTTTTGGTTGAATCTGCTCTTACAGACATCACAACCAAAAGGTCTCTCATCTGAGTGGAGTCTCACATGTCGCTGTAACTGGATTTCCCTAACAAAACGTTTTCCACAATCACTACAGCTAAATGGTGCAGTGTGAACCTCCATGTGGTTTTTAAGATGTTGTTTTAGTGAAAATCCTTTActacaaatattacaaataaactCTTT encodes:
- the LOC116727452 gene encoding gastrula zinc finger protein XlCGF26.1-like; this translates as MSEIKKVEAGEFGGFRSEPLLSAASTSEEEEETQDNKEFIHQMLVIKVVPDDWSPSSDQPNPDFTSIKEEEEELGVSQEEEELTTKSKDEKKPQLSVRQIKTEDIMETEAPDRSSTEELKMDSDEDNCGEPERDNITDPVCSYQHRKITVHRSEKTSKLCSKLMAQTGLHTGEKPFSCHVSGKRFKHKANFKHHMKIHIENREHNCQLCGKGFKAKHFLQTHMRLHTGERPFACDDCGRRFHAKAVLKSHLEVHSGERAFSCDICGSRYKRKETLKKHMWVHTAERPFVCRVCSKGFYHQNSLRIHMNAHTGQRRFICSVCSKGFAEQETLKRHMRVHTGEKPFICGFCCKGFSQQIHLKRHMRVHTGEKQFICIVCSKEFSQQHHLKNHMEVHTASFSCSDCSKRFVKEIQLQRHARVHTEERPFGCDVCKSRFNQKCQLENHMRVHSGEKPFVCDVCSKGFSQQGNLKRHMVVHKVCN